In Gossypium arboreum isolate Shixiya-1 chromosome 6, ASM2569848v2, whole genome shotgun sequence, the following are encoded in one genomic region:
- the LOC108481130 gene encoding protein RALF-like 4, translated as MGSKILLMFMPLALAMVAKCSTTATTFNKTLAHFGTGDGALWTVNIEDIETETTTMMMMDSETNRRLLATRRYISYEALKKNNVPCLQQGRSYYECSTGKPVNPYTRGCTYATRCRRYTA; from the coding sequence ATGGGTTCCAAGATCTTGCTCATGTTCATGCCTTTGGCCTTAGCAATGGTGGCTAAGTGTTCCACCACCGCAACCACGTTCAACAAGACCCTTGCCCATTTTGGAACCGGTGACGGAGCCTTGTGGACCGTCAACATTGAAGATATCGAGACTGAGACGACGACGATGATGATGATGGATTCCGAGACCAACCGCCGGTTGCTAGCGACAAGAAGGTACATTAGCTATGAAGCACTAAAAAAAAACAACGTCCCATGCCTCCAACAGGGTCGGTCCTACTACGAGTGCAGTACAGGGAAACCGGTTAACCCTTACACACGTGGTTGTACTTACGCTACGCGTTGCAGAAGGTATACAGCTTGA
- the LOC108480734 gene encoding protein FRIGIDA-ESSENTIAL 1-like, whose protein sequence is MSSSTSAAVPRAGNDDEIRAASIMEREINSSDMEIDDDEENEEDLQSSSNRNDAGNVVESRGHDGQLGSDLSSTPGNCEPRIPAKTLNVGEGSANFEFSLCTNYVGSKYSVSGKEPAKENGIQEYIGNGKDSRNMLERKASQDYPDQHTNGKGHFVVDESNSLPVGYHSGGVNNDLGFEEKNKQMDVQTDDDKRKIKSRSAAPQTSAGSLSPSSNSENKRPALICDFFARGWCIKGSSCRFLHIKDGGKNPGQLPEEDTAAADGKRAVELDEGFRSAAERSRSPASADALPSSVVNKTGLSSLFFSERILPLGHDENQRLHLFHEMNKFPLLQSKDKSLGTAPASQWFSASTDDFGPSKDVRQNGIGQNLPVSLSDRSTFGNGFLPEYKSSLSGSVTSLGDIYSENQSHHVSTHLVSLPLNFSLSACSLGAQKMLDSDRGRHPSKLSSLLQGPFPFSSSKPEKFLVNDIASDPLHFPENRIKISSDDWEPSVPFRPSFFVTSGISSPRSEYDPLRDSIDVSNAGERPLKFSFSNQGPSLLNVADPPTYGNSASRRPLLPECNDDKRTASCHNGDHENLVNNNCNPSGKDSLTTDANDGTSAVDMQNGTLVKEEISSVASHVKDISKANKNDRDHDGRHRRGRSRCKKDLEVDRAREKNEIDVEVEHKADGDYKESKAMRHFHAALVDLIKELLKPTWREGHLSKDAHNTIVKKAVDKVFGSIQPHQLPVTFESVKQYLSSSQPKITRLVEGYIEKYKKS, encoded by the exons ATGTCTTCGTCAACTTCTGCCGCCGTCCCACGCGCCGGTAACGACGACGAAATCCGCGCCGCCTCAATTATGGAACGAGAAATTAACAGTTCCGATATGGAAATAGATGATGATGAGGAAAACGAAGAGGATTTGCAAAGCTCTTCGAATCGAAATG ATGCTGGTAATGTTGTGGAGTCCAGGGGACATGATGGACAACTCGGGTCAGATTTGTCAAGTACTCCTGGAAATTGCGAACCAAGAATACCGGCTAAAACCCTTAATGTAGGAGAGGGTAGTGCTAATTTTGAATTTTCTCTATGCACAAACTATGTGGGTTCCAAGTATTCAGTATCTGGAAAAGAGCCTGCAAAGGAAAATGGCATTCAAGAATATATTGGCAATGGAAAAGATTCTCGTAACATGTTAGAAAGAAAAGCCTCTCAAGACTACCCCGACCAGCATACTAATGGCAAGGGCCATTTTGTTGTCGATGAGAGTAATTCACTCCCAGTTGGGTATCACTCAGGAGGAGTTAATAATGATCTAGGTTTTGAGGAAAAAAATAAGCAAATGGATGTGCAAACAGATGATGATAAGAGGAAGATAAAATCAAG ATCTGCTGCTCCTCAGACAAGTGCCGGAAGTCTATCACCTAGCAGTAATAGCGAGAACAAACGCCCTGCACTTATATGTGACTTTTTTGCTAGAGGTTGGTGTATCAAAGGAAGTTCATGTAGATTTCTTCACATAAAAGATGGTGGGAAAAATCCTGGACAACTGCCTGAAGAAGATACAGCTGCAGCAGATGGGAAAAGAGCTGTTGAGCTTGATGAAG GTTTTAGAAGTGCTGCTGAGAGATCAAGATCACCTGCTTCTGCTGATGCACTGCCTTCGTCAGTTGTAAATAAGACCGGAttgtcttctcttttcttttcagaaaGAATCCTGCCATTGGGGCATGATGAAAACCAAAGATTACACTTATttcatgaaatgaataagttcCCTTTACTCCAAAGTAAAGATAAATCTTTGGGCACTGCCCCTGCCTCTCAGTGGTTTTCTGCATCTACAGATGATTTCGGACCATCTAAGGATGTAAGGCAAAATGGTATAGGTCAGAACTTGCCTGTTTCACTGAGTGATAGATCTACCTTCGGGAATGGTTTTCTTCCTGAATATAAATCATCATTGAGTGGCTCAGTTACATCATTGGGCGATATATATAGTGAGAACCAATCTCATCATGTCTCAACACACCTAGTATCATTGCCTTTAAATTTTTCTTTGAGTGCATGCTCTCTTGGAGCTCAAAAGATGTTGGACAGTGACCGCGGGCGTCATCCTTCCAAGTTGTCTTCTTTGCTGCAAGGCCCTTTTCCCTTCTCTAGTTCTAAACCAGAAAAATTTCTCGTAAATGATATTGCCAGTGATCCATTGCACTTTCcagaaaatagaataaaaatatctTCAGATGATTGGGAGCCATCAGTACCCTTTCGGCCATCCTTTTTTGTCACCTCTGGTATATCATCCCCACGAAGCGAATATGATCCTCTTCGTGACAGCATTGATGTGTCCAATGCGGGAGAGAGGCCACTTAAATTTTCTTTCTCTAATCAGGGTCCATCCCTCTTGAATGTAGCAGATCCACCAACATATGGCAACTCTGCATCAAGAAGGCCACTGCTCCCTGAATGTAATGATGATAAAAGAACTGCATCTTGTCATAATGGAGACCATGAAAACTTGGTCAACAATAATTGCAACCCTTCTGGAAAAGATTCACTAACAACTGATGCAAATGATGGAACTTCTGCTGTTGACATGCAAAATGGAACACTAGTGAAAGAAGAGATTTCCTCAGTTGCTTCTCATGTCAAAGACATTTCAAAGGCAAACAAAAATGATAGAGATCATGATGGCAGACATCGAAGAGGCAGGTCTAGATGCAAAAAAGACTTAGAAGTAGATAGGGCTAGAGAAAAGAATGAAATAGATGTTGAGGTTGAGCATAAGGCAGATGGGGATTATAAAGAATCAAAAGCAATGAGGCATTTCCATGCTGCTCTTGTAGATTTAATTAAGGAACTGTTGAAACCAACTTGGCGTGAGGGTCATCTCAGTAAAGATGCTCATAATACAATAGTCAAAAAAGCAGTTGACAAAGTTTTTGGCAGCATACAACCTCATCAGCTTCCAGTTACCTTCGAGTCAGTTAAGCAATATCTTTCTTCATCCCAACCAAAAATAACAAGACTTGTTGAG GGATATATCGAAAAATACAAAAAATCTTGA
- the LOC108483720 gene encoding 30S ribosomal protein S5, chloroplastic-like produces the protein MAATTTAIALTLSSFTLSSTIPSKTFFFPKPSKPISLRRTFRPLSLTPQAKSSDIDTSFFDDVNPEEDIVFDPPTPPEGFTPPPSFDEGPEETEDEIAAAYEELYGPAYSGVSVLGNDVYVMDSKVKKSSAFGKVKKEKVRDGFEERVVQVRRVTKVVKGGKQLHFRAIVVVGDKQGQVGVGVGKAKEVIGAVQKSAVNARRNIITIPMTKYLTFPHRSEGDYGAAKVMLRPAAPGTGVIAGGAVRIVLEMAGVENALGKQLGSKNALNNARATVVAVQKMKQFREVAQERGIPMEELWK, from the exons ATGGCGGCAACAACAACAGCAATAGCCTTAACCCTTTCTTCCTTTACCCTTAGTTCTACCATTCCTTCCAAAACCTTCTTCTTCCCCAAACCCTCAAAACCAATTTCTCTCCGCCGCACATTCCGCCCTCTTTCCCTCACACCACAAGCTAAATCCTCCGACATCGACACTTCCTTTTTCGACGATGTCAACCCCGAAGAAGACATCGTTTTCGACCCACCAACACCACCAGAAGGTTTCACCCCACCGCCGTCTTTCGACGAGGGTCCAGAAGAAACGGAAGACGAAATCGCCGCAGCTTACGAAGAACTATACGGTCCGGCTTACAGTGGAGTCTCTGTTTTGGGAAACGATGTGTACGTAATGGATTCGAAAGTGAAGAAGTCTAGCGCTTTTGGGAAAGTTAAGAAAGAGAAAGTAAGGGATGGGTTTGAAGAAAGAGTGGTTCAAGTTAGGAGGGTTACTAAAGTGGTTAAAGGTGGGAAACAATTGCATTTTAGAGCTATTGTTGTGGTGGGTGATAAACAAGGTCAAGTTGGTGTTGGGGTTGGGAAAGCTAAGGAGGTTATTGGTGCTGTTCAGAAATCAGCTGTGAATGCGAGAAGAAATATTATTACTATTCCTATGACTAAGTATTTGACTTTCCCACATCG ATCGGAGGGTGATTATGGGGCAGCAAAGGTGATGCTTAGACCTGCAGCACCTGGTACCGGAGTTATTGCTGGAGGAGCTGTGCGAATTGTTCTTGAAATGGCAGGTGTTGAGAACGCATTGGGCAAGCAACTTGGAAGTAAAAATGCCCTTAACAATGCCAGAGCTACGGTTGTTGCTGTGCAGAAAATGAAGCAGTTCCGAGAAGTTGCTCAAGAACGAGGAATTCCCATGGAAGAGCTATGGAAGTGA
- the LOC108481131 gene encoding protein RALF-like 19, producing the protein MGSKVLLMFMPLALAMVANSSTTTATFNKTLAHFGTGVGALWTRNIEDNETEMMMMMKDSETNRLLLNGEKRRYISYISLHQILIPCDQRGQCYCACQRGKPAN; encoded by the coding sequence ATGGGTTCCAAGGTCTTGCTTATGTTCATGCCTTTAGCCTTAGCAATGGTGGCTAACTCTTCCACCACCACAGCCACATTCAACAAGACCCTTGCCCATTTTGGAACCGGTGTCGGAGCCTTGTGGACCCGCAACATTGAAGATAACGAGAccgagatgatgatgatgatgaaggaTTCCGAGACCAATCGCCTGTTGCTCAACGGTGAGAAACGAAGGTACATTAGCTATATATCACTTCACCAGATTTTGATCCCATGTGACCAACGGGGTCAGTGCTACTGCGCTTGCCAAAGAGGGAAACCGGCTAATTAA
- the LOC108482688 gene encoding uncharacterized protein LOC108482688 — MAGVGTRILWDHRNLMNYQVFNLPENPDSDSSGMEFGFLEDGDDGDQIVGIHNDGDEDGDDDDDDDERKETDGENKEEFWEIQHQVLEATVCRISSLESRIRIAIKEALRDIKRETTTVVCGCGGKSMAEGCRVCLMREVFRRLQTAGFNTAICRSKWRSTSHIPSGEHSFLDVIENSSKGDVRIIIELNFRAEFEMARASEDYNRLVRRLPEVFVGKVERLNDVIKILCLAAKKCMKEKKMHMGPWRKQSYMQAKWLKPCERNTSTRSLPVGDSGRLPKPRASMLTVDLLENFSDVRCTAVEVV, encoded by the exons ATGGCCGGCGTAGGGACAAGAATCTTATGGGATCACCGGAATTTAATGAATTATCAAGTATTCAATTTGCCGGAGAATCCGGATTCGGATTCGTCGGGTATGGAATTCGGTTTTCTCGAAGACGGCGACGATGGCGATCAAATCGTCGGAATCCACAACGATGGGGATGAGGACGGTGATGATGATGACGACGACGATGAGAGAAAAGAAACCGATGGTGAGAATAAAGAGGAATTTTGGGAGATTCAGCACCAGGTTTTGGAAGCTACGGTGTGTAGGATCAGTTCTTTAGAATCGAGGATTAGAATCGCCATTAAAGAAGCTTTGAGAGATATTAAGAGAGAAACGACGACCGTCGTTTGCGGTTGTGGTGGTAAATCAATGGCGGAGGGTTGTAGGGTTTGTTTAATGAGAGAAGTGTTTCGCCGTCTCCAAACCGCCGGTTTCAACACCGCCATTTGCCGGTCTAAATGGAGAAGCACATCACATATCCCATCAg gagAGCATAGTTTTTTGGATGTAATTGAAAATTCAAGTAAAGGTGATGTAAGGATAATCATAGAATTGAATTTCAGAGCAGAATTTGAGATGGCAAGAGCAAGTGAAGATTACAATCGTTTAGTTCGACGGTTGCCGGAAGTTTTCGTCGGAAAAGTAGAGAGGTTGAATGACGTTATAAAGATTTTGTGTTTGGCTGCCAAGAAATGtatgaaggaaaagaaaatgCATATGGGACCATGGAGGAAACAAAGTTATATGCAAGCTAAATGGTTAAAACCTTGTGAACGGAATACATCGACGAGATCATTGCCAGTAGGAGATTCCGGTCGTTTGCCGAAACCGAGGGCTTCGATGTTAACTGTAGATTTGCTTGAAAACTTCTCCGATGTGCGTTGTACAGCGGTTGAGGTTGTATAA